A region of Acidobacteriota bacterium DNA encodes the following proteins:
- a CDS encoding histone deacetylase: protein MPLVLVSSTRFVDHVTPAGHPERPERAEMLAAVAARFRDAGGTVLEPRPATDDDLARVHTREHIAGIVAVRGRATMIDEDTFTSPDSDDIARLAAGAVLTAVDHVLDGPAGTRALALVRPPGHHAEAGKAMGFCLYNNIAVGAAYARSRGRSRVAIVDYDVHHGNGTQAMFYEDPTVLFVSSHQYPFWPGSGAVSETGRGVGEGFTLNVPLTMGDRDDVVERKYAEQVLPRLRQFKPELLMISAGFDAHEQDPLGQLRMTTAGFARLTQALLDVAGEACEGRVVLVTEGGYDLEALSESLDAVIEVCR from the coding sequence ATGCCGCTCGTCCTCGTCAGCTCGACCCGGTTTGTCGATCACGTCACGCCTGCGGGACACCCGGAACGGCCGGAACGCGCTGAAATGCTCGCGGCCGTGGCCGCTCGCTTCCGCGATGCCGGCGGAACCGTGCTCGAACCGCGGCCGGCGACCGACGACGACCTGGCGCGGGTCCACACTCGTGAGCACATCGCCGGCATCGTCGCCGTCCGTGGCCGTGCCACGATGATCGACGAAGACACGTTTACGTCGCCCGATTCCGACGACATCGCGCGCCTCGCGGCCGGTGCCGTCCTGACGGCCGTGGACCACGTGCTGGACGGCCCTGCCGGGACGCGCGCCCTGGCTCTCGTGCGGCCCCCTGGCCATCACGCTGAGGCCGGAAAGGCGATGGGCTTTTGCCTCTACAACAACATCGCCGTCGGCGCCGCCTACGCGCGGTCGCGCGGCCGGTCGCGTGTGGCCATCGTTGACTACGACGTGCACCACGGCAACGGCACCCAGGCGATGTTCTATGAGGATCCGACCGTGCTGTTCGTGTCGTCGCACCAATACCCGTTCTGGCCGGGGAGTGGGGCGGTCAGCGAAACCGGGCGGGGCGTTGGGGAGGGCTTCACACTGAACGTGCCGCTCACCATGGGCGATAGGGACGATGTGGTGGAGCGCAAGTACGCGGAGCAGGTCCTGCCGCGGCTTCGCCAGTTCAAGCCGGAGCTGCTGATGATCTCGGCGGGCTTCGACGCGCACGAGCAGGACCCGCTGGGACAACTCCGCATGACCACCGCCGGCTTTGCGCGCCTGACCCAAGCGCTGTTGGACGTCGCTGGCGAAGCTTGTGAGGGCAGGGTCGTCCTGGTTACCGAAGGCGGATACGACCTGGAGGCTCTTTCAGAGAGTCTAGATGCGGTGATTGAGGTCTGTCGGTAG
- the leuS gene encoding leucine--tRNA ligase: MAEYHPQDLDKKWQQHWADTQAFEVTEDPSKPKFYCLEMFAYPSGHAHVGHVRNYIIGDVVSRLKRLQGFNVLHPFGWDAFGLPAENAAIKNGIHPETSTLDNIAHMKGQLQRLGISYAWGRELATCLPNYYRWNQWLFTRMFEKGLAYRRRSTVNWCPSCNTVLANEQVVDGACWRCGTKVTQKDLEQWFFKITHYADDLLHAAEGLSKWPEKVLTMQRNWIGRSEGAKVRFPIQGEDASIEVFTTRIDTIFGATFMMLAPEHALVNSFAKESADEQAFMEKAQRFRSQDRAGRLTGEVEKEGFFTGRFVINPFTNKPIPIWVANYVLAEYGTGAVMGVAAHDDRDREFATKYGLPIVPVVNDEDVLIDSGKYSGRSAPEAMKAITAEAEERGIGEGTVQFRLKDWGISRQRYWGTPIPMIHCPVDGVVPVPDDQLPVTLPNITEFTGRGDSPLVSVPEFVNVTCPKCGGPARRETDTMDTFVDSSWYFYRFADAHNDQMPFDPKKVAYWCPVDFYSGGVEHAILHLIYSRFFARVFHDLGMTEHTEPFTHLLTQGMVLKDGAVMSKSKGNVVDPDSMIQKYGSDALRLYVMFVAPPEKEVEWSDSGLEGSFRFLARVWRAADQWREQVVASGGGAIDHAGLTAAERGLRRKTHDTIRRVTQDIDVRQQMNTAVSAMMELVNELYAFTDKGERSAQAPKVAREAIEALIVMLSPFSPHTMEELWQTYGHQDGLAGASWPAFEAAVAKAEELEIPVQVNGKLRGRVVVAADIDDQALEALALADPNVQAHIAGKVIKKVVIAKGRLVSVVVA; the protein is encoded by the coding sequence GTGGCTGAATATCATCCCCAAGACCTCGACAAGAAGTGGCAGCAGCACTGGGCCGACACCCAGGCGTTTGAAGTCACCGAAGACCCTTCGAAGCCCAAGTTTTACTGCCTCGAGATGTTCGCGTATCCCTCGGGACATGCGCACGTCGGTCACGTCCGCAACTACATCATCGGCGACGTCGTCTCGCGCCTGAAGCGGCTGCAAGGCTTTAACGTCCTGCACCCGTTCGGGTGGGATGCCTTCGGCCTGCCGGCCGAGAACGCCGCGATCAAGAACGGCATCCATCCCGAGACGTCGACGCTCGACAATATCGCGCACATGAAGGGGCAGTTGCAGCGGCTGGGCATCAGCTACGCCTGGGGCCGCGAGTTGGCGACCTGCCTGCCGAACTACTACCGCTGGAACCAGTGGTTGTTCACGCGCATGTTCGAGAAGGGCCTGGCCTATCGCCGCCGCTCGACCGTGAACTGGTGCCCGAGCTGCAACACCGTGCTGGCCAACGAGCAGGTGGTCGACGGCGCCTGCTGGCGCTGCGGCACCAAGGTGACGCAAAAGGACCTGGAACAGTGGTTCTTCAAGATCACGCACTACGCGGACGACCTGCTGCACGCCGCCGAGGGCCTGTCGAAGTGGCCCGAGAAGGTGCTGACCATGCAGCGGAACTGGATTGGGCGGTCTGAAGGCGCCAAGGTCCGGTTCCCGATTCAGGGGGAAGACGCGTCGATTGAAGTGTTCACGACCCGCATCGACACCATTTTTGGCGCCACGTTCATGATGCTGGCGCCCGAGCACGCCCTGGTCAACTCGTTCGCCAAGGAATCGGCCGACGAACAGGCTTTCATGGAGAAGGCGCAGCGTTTCCGGTCGCAGGATCGGGCCGGCCGCCTGACTGGCGAAGTAGAGAAGGAGGGCTTCTTCACCGGCCGCTTCGTCATCAACCCGTTTACGAACAAGCCCATTCCGATCTGGGTCGCCAACTACGTGCTCGCTGAGTACGGCACTGGCGCCGTGATGGGCGTGGCGGCCCACGACGATCGCGATCGCGAGTTTGCGACGAAGTATGGCCTGCCCATTGTCCCGGTCGTGAACGACGAGGACGTGCTGATCGACTCGGGCAAGTACAGCGGGAGGTCCGCGCCCGAGGCCATGAAAGCCATCACCGCAGAAGCCGAGGAGCGGGGCATTGGTGAAGGCACCGTGCAGTTCCGGCTGAAGGACTGGGGCATCTCGCGCCAGCGGTATTGGGGCACGCCCATTCCGATGATTCACTGCCCGGTTGATGGGGTGGTGCCGGTTCCGGATGACCAACTGCCGGTGACGCTGCCCAACATCACCGAGTTCACCGGCCGCGGCGACTCGCCGCTGGTCAGCGTGCCGGAGTTCGTGAACGTCACGTGCCCGAAATGTGGCGGCCCGGCCCGGCGCGAGACCGACACCATGGACACGTTCGTCGATTCGTCCTGGTACTTCTACCGGTTCGCCGACGCCCACAACGACCAGATGCCGTTCGACCCGAAGAAGGTCGCCTACTGGTGCCCGGTTGACTTCTACAGCGGCGGCGTCGAGCACGCCATCCTGCACCTGATCTACTCGCGCTTCTTTGCCCGCGTTTTCCATGACCTGGGCATGACCGAACACACCGAGCCGTTCACGCACCTGCTGACGCAGGGCATGGTGCTGAAAGACGGCGCGGTGATGTCGAAATCAAAGGGCAACGTCGTCGATCCGGATTCGATGATCCAGAAGTACGGCTCCGACGCCCTGCGGCTCTATGTGATGTTCGTCGCCCCTCCCGAGAAGGAAGTCGAATGGTCCGACTCGGGCCTCGAGGGCAGCTTCCGCTTCCTCGCCCGGGTGTGGCGCGCCGCCGACCAGTGGCGCGAGCAAGTGGTGGCGAGCGGCGGCGGGGCGATCGACCACGCCGGCCTGACCGCCGCCGAGCGCGGCCTGCGGCGCAAGACGCACGACACCATTCGCCGCGTGACGCAGGACATCGACGTCCGCCAGCAGATGAACACCGCCGTGTCGGCCATGATGGAGCTGGTCAACGAGCTCTACGCCTTCACCGATAAAGGCGAGCGGTCGGCGCAGGCACCGAAGGTGGCGCGCGAGGCCATCGAAGCGCTGATCGTGATGCTGTCGCCGTTCTCGCCGCACACCATGGAAGAGCTGTGGCAGACGTACGGCCACCAGGACGGCCTGGCCGGAGCCTCGTGGCCGGCGTTTGAGGCCGCTGTGGCCAAGGCCGAGGAGTTGGAGATCCCAGTACAGGTCAACGGCAAGCTGCGCGGCCGGGTGGTCGTGGCGGCAGATATCGACGATCAGGCCCTGGAGGCGCTGGCGCTGGCGGACCCGAACGTCCAGGCGCATATCGCCGGCAAGGTCATCAAGAAGGTCGTGATCGCCAAGGGTCGCCTTGTCTCGGTGGTTGTGGCCTAA